A single genomic interval of Hyphomicrobium methylovorum harbors:
- a CDS encoding DNA methyltransferase, giving the protein MAQGETRARNTDADPQIVWKGARIRLTDKQIEQLKEKGEIEIGDAQLVWRGKDEQDWSDLVVTAPPLYIQDKIHPQAIIDDLVRQSQEKRKGGQTADDDQLSMFADHFHDFNGLNDPEMRTEFYQHDQYWQNRMILGDSLAVMASLAERESLRGKVQCIYFDPPYGIKFNSNWQVSTQNTAVVDGKQTDVSREPEQVKAFRDTWKDGVHSYLTYLRDRLTVARELLSDSGSIFVQIGDENVHRVRALMDEVFGDENFVSLITLTKTSSATGDYLAGVADYILWFARARAQLKYRQSSRSKPLGAEDQLITISFCCMTALHDRQRLTNARDRFQRALTCLQLTSSNQQEAMEV; this is encoded by the coding sequence TTGGCGCAAGGCGAGACGCGCGCCCGCAACACCGACGCCGATCCGCAGATCGTTTGGAAGGGTGCACGCATCCGCCTGACGGACAAGCAGATCGAGCAACTGAAGGAAAAGGGCGAGATCGAGATCGGCGATGCGCAGCTCGTCTGGCGCGGCAAGGATGAGCAGGACTGGTCCGACCTCGTCGTCACCGCGCCGCCGCTCTACATCCAGGACAAGATTCATCCGCAGGCGATCATCGACGATCTCGTGCGGCAGAGCCAGGAGAAGCGCAAGGGCGGCCAAACCGCTGACGACGATCAGCTCTCGATGTTCGCGGATCATTTCCACGACTTCAACGGGTTGAATGATCCTGAGATGCGCACGGAGTTCTACCAGCACGACCAGTATTGGCAGAACCGAATGATCCTCGGCGACAGCTTGGCGGTGATGGCAAGCCTTGCCGAGCGGGAGAGCCTGCGCGGCAAGGTGCAATGCATCTATTTCGATCCGCCTTACGGCATCAAGTTTAACTCGAACTGGCAGGTATCGACGCAGAACACGGCGGTGGTCGATGGCAAGCAGACAGACGTCAGCCGCGAACCAGAGCAGGTAAAAGCCTTTCGCGACACATGGAAGGACGGTGTCCATTCCTACCTGACCTACCTTCGCGACCGCCTGACTGTGGCGCGCGAACTTCTGTCAGATAGCGGGAGCATTTTCGTTCAGATCGGGGATGAAAATGTCCATCGTGTACGGGCTTTGATGGATGAAGTTTTTGGAGATGAGAACTTTGTTTCATTGATCACGCTCACGAAGACAAGCTCGGCTACAGGTGACTATCTTGCAGGCGTCGCAGATTATATCCTTTGGTTTGCGCGCGCTCGTGCGCAACTAAAATACCGCCAGTCTTCAAGGTCAAAGCCGCTGGGGGCGGAGGATCAGCTCATTACAATCAGCTTTTGCTGCATGACGGCGCTACACGATCGGCAACGCCTGACGAACGCGCGGGATCGCTTCCAGAGGGCGCTGACTTGTTTACAGCTGACCAGCTCCAATCAACAGGAAGCCATGGAAGTCTGA
- a CDS encoding BPTD_3080 family restriction endonuclease yields MASSFFDHPILNSPYLPPTRHHPLDKEGQPLDGPPVERRRPSELLTPVPKPRKRKRGDAEDASLFDRDKDAKSKQKYDVNLLVNTIRRHVEGWRSLKNPADWGVTPATARLLTHWRSHQFNGPRPFFCQVEAVETMIWLTEVARGDRKFKPIWDQIIDANNDANPELMRLAMKMATGSGKTTVMSMLIAWQTVNAVRSPTSPLFSRGFLIIAPGITIKDRLRVLLPDDTESYYRSREILPLDLLPDMGKAKIIITNYHAFKLRDTIQASKVTKDLIEGRVPGRPEKLRSLQTEGQMLHDVCSELLAMKNVVVINDEAHHCYRERPDKEDEGDLKGEEKDEAKENNVAARLWISGIEALNRKIGVRATYDLSATPFFLRGSGYAEGTLFPWTVSDFSLMDAIECGIVKLPRVPVADNLPEGDMPIYRDLWNHLKEQGYSLPKKGTAKAGVLDPLSLPPPIQTALHSLYDHYVKVFEEWKRAGITVPPVFIVVCNNTSTSKLVYEWIAGFERESEDGEKVREHSGHLELFRNYDNLGNRLARPNTILIDSAQIDSGGALDKDFREAAAAEIAQFQNEMRIRGASQKDIDNLEEADLLREVMNTVGKEGRLGEQIRCVVSVSMLTEGWDTNTVTHILGIRAFGTQLLCEQVVGRALRRQSYEVNEKGLFEVEYADILGIPFDFTATPVVPKPTKPKKATRIQAIKERQKLAISFPRVTGYRRDLADETIRAEFTSDSKLLGTPAMVGACRTLLEGIVGQGNEIGPDKHSSVFGDMRRSTMVMHVAKHLLFTRFKEPGEPAPMHLMTSLMSVTRRWFDEGYFECTGGTMEGMVTYIEIADRAADKIYLACQRAVGKDKSLRAILDPYNPRGSTNHVSFNTTKETLYATQTNKCHVNYVVCDSEWEAELARVVEAHPRVVTYVKNQGLQFEIPYRDGGIQKKYLPDFIVQVADGHGSDDPLNVVIEIKGFRGLDAQLKAETMSAMWVPAVNALETHGRWAFGEFRDVYEIEKAFAKLVDDGRVPVGR; encoded by the coding sequence GTGGCTTCATCATTTTTCGACCATCCAATTCTGAACTCGCCCTATCTGCCGCCCACGCGGCATCATCCGCTAGACAAAGAAGGGCAACCGTTGGATGGGCCGCCTGTCGAGCGCCGCCGTCCGTCTGAGCTGCTGACGCCTGTACCAAAGCCGCGGAAACGAAAGCGCGGCGATGCTGAGGATGCGTCGCTCTTCGATCGCGATAAGGACGCCAAGTCAAAGCAGAAGTACGACGTCAACCTGTTGGTCAACACAATCCGGCGTCATGTCGAAGGCTGGCGCAGCCTCAAGAACCCGGCGGATTGGGGCGTGACGCCCGCGACGGCCCGCCTGCTGACTCACTGGCGTTCGCACCAGTTCAACGGCCCGCGCCCGTTCTTCTGTCAGGTCGAAGCCGTCGAGACCATGATCTGGCTAACAGAGGTCGCGCGAGGTGACCGCAAGTTCAAGCCGATCTGGGACCAGATCATCGACGCCAACAACGATGCCAATCCCGAGCTAATGCGGCTCGCGATGAAGATGGCAACGGGCAGCGGCAAGACCACAGTCATGTCTATGTTGATCGCATGGCAGACGGTCAACGCTGTGCGCTCGCCGACGAGCCCTCTGTTCAGCCGCGGTTTCCTGATCATCGCGCCCGGCATCACGATCAAGGACCGCCTGCGCGTGCTGCTGCCGGACGACACCGAAAGTTACTACCGATCGCGCGAGATCCTGCCGCTCGACCTGTTACCCGATATGGGCAAGGCGAAGATCATCATCACGAACTATCACGCGTTCAAGCTGCGCGACACGATCCAGGCGTCAAAGGTGACGAAGGACCTCATCGAAGGGCGCGTGCCTGGCCGCCCCGAGAAATTGCGCTCGCTGCAGACCGAGGGGCAGATGCTCCATGACGTCTGCTCCGAGCTGCTGGCCATGAAGAACGTCGTGGTCATCAACGACGAGGCCCATCACTGCTATCGCGAGCGCCCGGACAAGGAAGATGAGGGCGACCTCAAGGGCGAGGAAAAAGACGAGGCAAAGGAAAACAACGTGGCTGCCCGCCTGTGGATCTCGGGCATTGAAGCGCTGAATCGCAAGATTGGCGTACGCGCGACGTACGATCTGTCAGCCACGCCATTCTTCCTGCGCGGTTCAGGCTATGCCGAAGGAACGCTGTTCCCTTGGACGGTCAGTGACTTCTCTCTGATGGACGCCATCGAGTGCGGGATCGTTAAGCTGCCCCGCGTGCCCGTCGCCGACAATCTGCCCGAAGGCGACATGCCGATCTACCGGGACCTGTGGAACCACCTCAAGGAGCAGGGCTACAGCCTCCCGAAGAAGGGTACCGCCAAGGCAGGTGTGCTCGATCCACTCAGCCTGCCTCCGCCGATCCAGACGGCGCTCCATTCTCTCTATGACCACTACGTCAAGGTTTTCGAAGAGTGGAAGCGAGCTGGCATCACGGTGCCGCCGGTGTTCATCGTCGTGTGCAACAACACGTCCACGTCGAAGCTCGTCTATGAATGGATCGCAGGTTTTGAGCGCGAGAGCGAAGACGGTGAGAAGGTGCGCGAGCACTCGGGACATCTCGAGCTGTTCCGAAACTATGATAATCTCGGCAATCGTCTCGCGCGACCCAACACGATTTTGATTGATAGCGCGCAGATCGACTCGGGCGGGGCGCTCGACAAGGACTTCCGCGAAGCTGCCGCAGCCGAGATTGCGCAGTTCCAGAACGAGATGCGCATCCGCGGCGCGTCGCAGAAGGACATCGACAATCTCGAAGAGGCAGACCTTCTTCGCGAGGTCATGAACACCGTCGGTAAGGAAGGGCGTCTAGGCGAGCAAATACGCTGTGTCGTGTCAGTGTCTATGCTGACGGAGGGCTGGGACACAAACACTGTCACCCATATCTTGGGCATCCGCGCATTCGGCACGCAACTTCTGTGTGAGCAGGTCGTCGGCCGCGCGCTACGCCGCCAGTCCTATGAGGTCAACGAAAAGGGCCTGTTCGAGGTGGAGTACGCCGACATCCTCGGCATCCCGTTCGACTTCACGGCCACGCCCGTCGTTCCGAAGCCGACCAAACCGAAGAAGGCCACACGCATTCAGGCCATCAAGGAGCGGCAGAAGCTGGCGATCTCGTTCCCGCGCGTCACCGGCTACCGCCGGGACCTCGCGGATGAGACGATCCGCGCTGAGTTCACATCTGACTCCAAGCTGCTGGGCACCCCCGCGATGGTTGGCGCATGCCGGACTCTCCTTGAGGGCATCGTTGGCCAGGGCAACGAGATTGGACCAGACAAGCATAGCAGCGTGTTCGGCGACATGCGCCGAAGCACGATGGTCATGCACGTCGCCAAGCACCTGCTTTTTACGCGCTTCAAGGAGCCGGGCGAGCCTGCGCCTATGCACCTCATGACGAGCCTCATGAGCGTCACGCGCCGCTGGTTCGATGAGGGTTACTTCGAGTGCACGGGCGGAACGATGGAGGGCATGGTCACCTACATCGAGATTGCCGACCGCGCCGCGGACAAGATCTACCTGGCGTGCCAACGCGCCGTCGGCAAGGATAAAAGCCTGCGTGCCATCCTCGACCCCTACAATCCGCGCGGATCGACAAACCACGTATCCTTCAACACGACAAAGGAAACGCTTTACGCGACGCAAACCAACAAGTGTCACGTCAATTACGTCGTCTGCGACAGCGAGTGGGAGGCGGAGCTAGCCCGTGTCGTCGAGGCGCATCCAAGAGTGGTCACCTACGTCAAAAATCAGGGACTCCAGTTCGAGATCCCATATCGAGACGGCGGTATTCAGAAGAAGTACCTGCCGGATTTCATCGTGCAGGTCGCCGATGGACACGGGTCCGACGATCCGCTCAACGTCGTCATCGAGATCAAGGGCTTTCGGGGACTCGATGCCCAGCTCAAGGCAGAAACAATGAGTGCGATGTGGGTGCCCGCGGTCAACGCGCTGGAAACCCACGGCAGGTGGGCGTTCGGCGAGTTCCGCGACGTGTACGAGATAGAGAAGGCATTCGCGAAGCTGGTCGACGACGGCCGAGTACCAGTCGGCCGCTGA
- a CDS encoding cupin domain-containing protein: MDSIAWKHEALLPGEAQSALIAGDPSKPGVFMAYLKFPANYEIPSHTHPFAEVVTVLKGTVWNGMGEKLDRQKGDKLGAGASFTLPADHPHYLWNEEETVVLLTATGPWNIKYVNPDDDPRK, encoded by the coding sequence TTGGACAGCATCGCGTGGAAGCATGAAGCGCTGCTCCCAGGCGAGGCGCAGAGTGCTCTCATCGCGGGCGACCCGAGCAAGCCCGGAGTTTTCATGGCTTATCTCAAGTTCCCTGCGAACTACGAAATTCCCTCTCACACGCACCCCTTCGCAGAAGTCGTTACCGTGCTGAAGGGCACGGTTTGGAATGGCATGGGGGAAAAACTGGATCGGCAAAAAGGAGACAAGCTTGGAGCTGGAGCCAGCTTCACGTTACCCGCCGATCACCCGCACTATCTTTGGAACGAGGAAGAGACTGTCGTTCTTCTTACCGCGACCGGTCCGTGGAACATCAAGTACGTCAACCCTGATGACGACCCACGAAAATAG
- a CDS encoding DUF1236 domain-containing protein produces the protein MSSSAPSSSGPESSGSSHERSGDRSGASSGASEGASGSNSSASDVAPGHRKEGGSANSVAPGHTKSGDSASDVAPGHNKKLDKSDRRSESKSKATDRDNRDRADTSRDRNSRESNRNDARSRDREGASSGASEGTEGRSGRDRGSITSVTSEQKTKVRSVFSRHHVEPARNLNVAVSVGARIPHSVHLYPVPVEIIDIVPAYRDYEYIMLEDNRIAIVDPDTFEIVDIIVLA, from the coding sequence ATGTCCAGTTCCGCTCCAAGCTCATCCGGACCGGAGTCTTCCGGATCATCGCACGAGCGGTCTGGTGACCGGTCTGGCGCATCCTCCGGCGCGAGCGAAGGTGCTTCGGGTTCGAACTCGTCTGCTTCTGACGTTGCGCCAGGACATAGAAAAGAGGGCGGGTCTGCAAATTCAGTAGCGCCCGGCCACACAAAGTCTGGAGACTCGGCAAGCGACGTCGCACCCGGGCATAACAAGAAACTAGATAAATCGGATCGGCGATCGGAGTCGAAATCTAAGGCTACTGATCGGGACAATCGCGACCGCGCCGACACAAGTCGAGACCGCAACAGTAGAGAGAGTAACAGAAACGACGCCCGATCGCGTGATCGCGAAGGCGCATCGAGTGGCGCGAGCGAAGGGACGGAAGGTCGCTCTGGGCGTGATCGGGGATCGATCACGAGCGTAACATCAGAACAAAAGACAAAAGTTCGTTCTGTTTTTTCTCGTCATCACGTCGAGCCTGCACGCAACCTCAACGTTGCGGTCAGCGTCGGCGCGCGGATCCCACATTCCGTGCACCTGTACCCGGTTCCGGTAGAAATTATCGATATCGTACCGGCGTATCGGGACTACGAGTACATTATGCTTGAGGACAATCGCATAGCGATCGTCGATCCTGATACGTTTGAGATCGTCGATATCATCGTGCTCGCATAG
- a CDS encoding methanol/ethanol family PQQ-dependent dehydrogenase: MTLVTPALANEDVTKNQANPNNWASQSGDYSATRYSTLDQINTSNVADLKVAWTFSTGVLRGHEGSPLVIGDVMYLHTPFPNIVFALDLKDEQKIIWKYEPKQDPSVIPVMCCDTVNRGLAYAEGKIILQQADTNIVALDAKTGKEIWKVANGNPKIGETATNVVLIAKDKVIAAISGAEFGVHGHATAYDLKTGKRVWRGYSVGPDDQILFDPEKTMSLGKPVGKDSSLKTWNGDQWKIGGGTTWGGWSYDPEANLVYYGSANPSTWNPSQRAGPDGKPIDQKWTMSIIARDVDTGVAAWAYQMTPFDEWDYDGVNENVLVDIDIEGKSTPAVVHFDRNGFAYTLNRKTGELLVAEKFDPAVNWASGVDMDKASPNYGRPIRVAKYSTFKDGQGADVNTQGICPAALGSKDMQPSSFSKLTGLFYVPTNHVCMDYEPFKVSYTAGQPYVGATLSMFPAPDSHGGMGNFIAWDAAKGKIVWSKPEQFSVWSGALTTAGGVAFYGTLEGYFKAVDQKDGKELFKFKTPSGIIGNAMTYTHGGKQYVAVLSGVGGWAGIGLAAGLTNPTDGLGAVGGYAGLKQYTNLGGTLTVFSLP; the protein is encoded by the coding sequence ATGACTCTCGTCACGCCAGCGCTTGCAAATGAAGACGTCACAAAGAACCAAGCCAATCCCAACAACTGGGCTTCGCAGTCGGGCGACTACAGCGCCACGCGTTACTCGACGCTCGACCAGATCAACACCTCGAACGTCGCCGATCTCAAAGTCGCGTGGACGTTCTCGACGGGCGTGTTGCGTGGACACGAAGGATCGCCGCTCGTCATCGGCGACGTGATGTATCTTCACACGCCGTTCCCGAACATCGTCTTTGCTCTCGACCTGAAGGACGAGCAAAAGATCATCTGGAAATACGAACCGAAGCAGGACCCGTCGGTCATTCCGGTGATGTGCTGTGATACGGTCAACCGCGGCCTGGCTTATGCCGAGGGCAAGATTATTCTGCAGCAAGCAGATACCAATATTGTCGCTCTCGATGCAAAGACCGGAAAAGAAATCTGGAAAGTCGCAAACGGCAACCCGAAGATCGGTGAAACGGCAACGAACGTCGTTCTGATCGCCAAAGACAAGGTTATCGCAGCGATTTCCGGTGCCGAATTCGGCGTTCACGGCCATGCAACGGCTTATGATCTCAAGACCGGCAAGCGCGTTTGGAGGGGCTATTCGGTCGGCCCGGATGACCAAATTCTTTTCGATCCCGAAAAGACAATGTCTCTTGGCAAGCCAGTCGGCAAAGACTCGTCTTTGAAAACCTGGAATGGCGATCAATGGAAGATCGGTGGCGGTACGACGTGGGGCGGATGGTCATATGATCCGGAAGCAAACCTCGTCTATTACGGCTCGGCCAATCCGTCGACGTGGAACCCATCTCAAAGAGCTGGGCCCGATGGCAAGCCGATCGACCAGAAGTGGACGATGTCGATCATTGCGCGCGATGTCGATACGGGCGTTGCAGCCTGGGCCTACCAGATGACGCCATTCGACGAGTGGGATTATGACGGCGTCAATGAAAACGTTCTCGTCGATATCGACATCGAAGGGAAATCGACGCCGGCAGTCGTCCACTTCGACCGCAACGGCTTTGCCTATACGCTCAATCGCAAGACGGGCGAACTTCTCGTCGCCGAAAAATTCGATCCGGCTGTCAACTGGGCAAGCGGCGTCGATATGGATAAGGCAAGTCCAAACTACGGTCGCCCCATCCGCGTCGCTAAGTACTCGACGTTCAAGGACGGACAAGGTGCCGACGTAAACACACAAGGCATCTGCCCGGCGGCTCTTGGCTCGAAGGACATGCAGCCATCTTCGTTCTCGAAGCTGACAGGCTTGTTCTACGTTCCAACGAACCACGTGTGCATGGACTACGAACCCTTCAAGGTTTCGTACACAGCTGGCCAGCCGTACGTTGGCGCAACGCTGTCCATGTTCCCGGCTCCCGATAGCCACGGCGGCATGGGTAACTTCATCGCCTGGGATGCAGCGAAAGGTAAGATTGTCTGGTCGAAGCCCGAGCAGTTCTCGGTCTGGTCAGGCGCTCTGACAACCGCTGGTGGCGTCGCCTTCTACGGCACGCTTGAAGGCTACTTCAAAGCAGTCGACCAGAAGGACGGCAAGGAACTGTTCAAGTTCAAGACACCTTCGGGCATCATCGGCAACGCTATGACTTACACCCACGGTGGTAAGCAGTACGTTGCAGTGTTGTCGGGTGTCGGCGGCTGGGCCGGTATCGGTCTCGCAGCTGGCTTGACGAACCCGACCGATGGTCTCGGTGCTGTGGGTGGCTACGCTGGCCTCAAGCAGTACACCAACCTCGGCGGTACGCTGACAGTCTTCTCGCTGCCCTAG